AAGAAAAAGGCCCTGATTTCTCAGAGCCTTTTTTGAAAACTTATTTTTGAGATTCAAAATTAAGCGCGAGCTGCTGCTCTGTCTTTCTTTTGAGCCTTTTTAACAGATTTCTTTTTAGCCGCTACTTGTTTAGTAGTTGCCTTCTTAGCTGCAGAAGCTTTTTTAGCTACTGCTTTTGGTTCTGCTTTAGTCGCTTTCGCGTCTTCTTTAGCAGCGCCTTTAGCTTCGAAATCGTAGTCTACGAACTCAAGGAAAGCCATCTCTGCAGTGTCACCAGGACGACGACCAATTTTGATGATACGAGTGTAACCACCTGGGCGTGTCTTGAAACGTGGAGCTAGATCAGTAACGATCGAGTTAACAGCTTCTTTGTTAGGGTAGCGAGACATCAACAAACGAGTTGTTGCCAAGTCACCTTTTTTACCAAGAGTGATAGCTCTTTCAACGTGACGACGTACTTCTTTAGCACGGTCAACAGTTGTAGTGATACGGCCGTGCTCGATAAGAGAAGTTACAAGACCTCTCAACAAAGCTTTTCTTGGGCCAGATTTACGATCGAAATGTTTTACTCTTCTTCTGTGTGAACTCATTTTGTTCTCCGTTTGAACGGGCTGACCGTATTAGGTATCAGCACGATAGAACCCCGAAGGGTCACTTTTAAGGGCTCCTTGCCCCGCAACCCCCGCAAGGGTCACTTGTCCAGAACACCATCATTGGCAATTCTTAAAAAAACGATGGGAGTTCTACCTAAGCAGAACTCCCTTTAAATCTTACTGAGGAGTCTCTCTCTTTTGAGGAGGTTGACTTGGATCCCAACCCGGAGGTGGCCAGCCTTCGATTTTCATACCGAGGCCAAGACCCATCTCGCCCAAGATCTCTTTGATCTCGTTAAGAGACTTACGTCCGAAGTTTTTAGTTTTAAGCATCTCTGCTTCAGAACGAACAACCAACTCACCGATGTAACGGATGTTAGCGTTTTTCAAGCAGTTAGCTGAACGTACAGACAACTCTAGATCGTCTACAGAGCGGAACAAATTCTCATTCAATGAAGGAGAACCCATTTCGCGAGCTTCTTCAGCTGGCTCCATAGTTTCGTCGAAAGTAAGGAAGATTTGAAGTTGTTCTTTCATGATTTTAGATGAAAGGGCAACTGCCTCTTCTGGTTTCAAAGAACCATCTGTCCATACTTCAAGTGTCAAAGCATCGTAGTCAGTTCTTTGACCAACGCGTGCATTTGATACGTTGTAATTTACTTTTCTAATCGGGCTGTAAAGAGCGTCTACGCCGATGAAACCTACTGGAAGGTCAGTTTCTCTGTTTTCAACAGGAACATAACCACGACCGAAACTTACAACGATTTCCGCGTTGAAGTTTGCGTTTCCACCCAAAGTAGCGATGTGAAGATCTGGGTTCAAAACTTCGATCTTATCAGAAACTTGGATATCGCCAGCAGTTACTTTGCCTGGACCTTTTTTAGAGATCTTCAAAGTAACAGAATCAGAAGTGTATTGTTTAAAACGCACTTCTTTAAGGTTCAAGATAATGTCAGTAACATCTTCAAGAACATCAGGAATCGTAGTGAACTCGTGCAATACGCCTTCAAACTTAACAGCCGTAATTGCAGAACCCATCATAGAACTCAAAAGAATTCTTCTTAGGGAGTTACCAAGAGTAACCCCGAAACCTCTTTCGAGGGGACGGATAATGAATTTAGCGTAGTCATCACGAAGAGTATCACGATCAACCTCAAATCCCTTTGGTTTGATCATCTCTCTCCAGAACTTATAATAGTGCTCTTGCATGCTTCCCCCGAGAGGTAAAATTATCTTGAGTAGTATTCAACGATCATGTTTTCTTCAGTAGCAACTGTTACGTCTTCGCGAGTTGGAAGATCTTTAACAGTACCAGTGAATTTAGCATGATCAGCTTCAAGCCATGCTGGAACAGATCTACGAGCAACTGATTGAATAGCGCCCAAGATTTTGCCCATTTCGCGGCTTGATTCCGCAACCGTAATAACGTCACCTTTATTTACGATGATGCTTGGAATGTTAGCTCTCTTACCATTCAACAAGAAATGGTTGTGTTTAACAAGCTGCCTTGCTTCACGACGAGAGTTTGCATATCCCAAAGCATATACAACGTTATCAAGTCTTGTCTCGAGGAATTTAAGAAGCGCAGTGCCCGTCAATTCTTTTGAACGGCTGGCTTCTGTAACATATTTCACAAATTGTTTCTCAGAAACACCGTAGTATCTCTTAGTTTTTTGTTTTTCACGCAATTGAAGTGCAAATTCAGAGAACTTCAAACGAGATTGACCGTGTTGTCCTGGAGGATAAGGTCTTCTTTCGAAAGAACACTTATCAGTGTAACAACGGTCACCCTTCAAGAAAAGTTTCACGTTTTCGCGACGGCAAAGCTTACAAACGCTTTCGTTAATGCAGCTCACGATATACTCCTATTAAATTCTTCTACGCTTAGGCGGACGGCAACCGTTATGTGGAACAGGAGTGATATCTTTAAGAGTCAAGATTCTCATACCTGTAGCAGCAAGTGCACGGATTGCAGGTTCACGACCAGCGCCTGGTCCTTTAAGATAAACGTCCACAGATCTCATGCCTGCTTCCATAGCTTTTTTTGCAGCGTCTTCTGCCGCGGACTGTGCTGCATAAGGAGTGCCTTTACGGCTTCCTTTGAAACCAAGGTGTCCAGCAGAGGACCAAGACACCGTAGCTCCGTTCGGATCAGTCATCGTAACGATAACGTTACCGAAGCCAGCTTGGATATAGCAGTTCCCTTGAGGAACGTTTCTTTTAACTTTTTTCTTAGCAACTTTTTTATTGTCAGTAGTGTTCATGTGCTAGCTACTCCCTAGACTGCTTTTTTCTTATTCGCTACTGTCTTCTTAGGACCTTTACGAGTACGAGCGTTAGAACGAGTGTTCTGACCACGTACAGGCAAGCCCTTACGATGACGGATACCGCGGAAGCAGTTCAAGTCCATAAGACGTTTAATAGAAAGGCCAACTTCACGACGCAAATCACCTTCTACTTTGAAGCTTTGCTCGATGA
The window above is part of the Bdellovibrio bacteriovorus genome. Proteins encoded here:
- the rplQ gene encoding 50S ribosomal protein L17, whose protein sequence is MSSHRRRVKHFDRKSGPRKALLRGLVTSLIEHGRITTTVDRAKEVRRHVERAITLGKKGDLATTRLLMSRYPNKEAVNSIVTDLAPRFKTRPGGYTRIIKIGRRPGDTAEMAFLEFVDYDFEAKGAAKEDAKATKAEPKAVAKKASAAKKATTKQVAAKKKSVKKAQKKDRAAARA
- a CDS encoding DNA-directed RNA polymerase subunit alpha, with the translated sequence MQEHYYKFWREMIKPKGFEVDRDTLRDDYAKFIIRPLERGFGVTLGNSLRRILLSSMMGSAITAVKFEGVLHEFTTIPDVLEDVTDIILNLKEVRFKQYTSDSVTLKISKKGPGKVTAGDIQVSDKIEVLNPDLHIATLGGNANFNAEIVVSFGRGYVPVENRETDLPVGFIGVDALYSPIRKVNYNVSNARVGQRTDYDALTLEVWTDGSLKPEEAVALSSKIMKEQLQIFLTFDETMEPAEEAREMGSPSLNENLFRSVDDLELSVRSANCLKNANIRYIGELVVRSEAEMLKTKNFGRKSLNEIKEILGEMGLGLGMKIEGWPPPGWDPSQPPQKRETPQ
- the rpsD gene encoding 30S ribosomal protein S4, with protein sequence MSCINESVCKLCRRENVKLFLKGDRCYTDKCSFERRPYPPGQHGQSRLKFSEFALQLREKQKTKRYYGVSEKQFVKYVTEASRSKELTGTALLKFLETRLDNVVYALGYANSRREARQLVKHNHFLLNGKRANIPSIIVNKGDVITVAESSREMGKILGAIQSVARRSVPAWLEADHAKFTGTVKDLPTREDVTVATEENMIVEYYSR
- the rpsK gene encoding 30S ribosomal protein S11, which codes for MNTTDNKKVAKKKVKRNVPQGNCYIQAGFGNVIVTMTDPNGATVSWSSAGHLGFKGSRKGTPYAAQSAAEDAAKKAMEAGMRSVDVYLKGPGAGREPAIRALAATGMRILTLKDITPVPHNGCRPPKRRRI
- the rpsM gene encoding 30S ribosomal protein S13, coding for MARLLGVDLPRNKRVEIALTYIYGIGRPRAAMICKQVGIPHDLRTEGLTDEHIAKIRGIIEQSFKVEGDLRREVGLSIKRLMDLNCFRGIRHRKGLPVRGQNTRSNARTRKGPKKTVANKKKAV